A window of Halovivax gelatinilyticus genomic DNA:
GCTCGCTAGAGGATCCCCAGCCGATCGGCTTTACCACCTCTCCCGACGCCCGACACCAGGGCGAGGAGCCGGGCACCTGGACGGGCCACTTTCACGACGTGGTCTACGACCGCGGCGAGGCGCTGCTGATCGACGGCGGCTACTCGAACGGCGCCTGGATCGCGAACATCACCGACCCCACCAATCCCACGCCGACCGAGCGGTACGCGACGAACCACGGGATCGAGGACGTCACGCCGTTCGCCTGGGGTGCCGTCTACAACGAGGCCAGGGACTTCGCCTTCGTTACCGACAGCGATACCAGCGCTTACACGTTCGACGTGTCAGGAAAACCCGCCCGCGGCAAGGACGGCGGCGGCCCCGGTCATTACTTCGACTTCGACGACCTCTTCGGTGACGACTCGGCGTCGATAGAGCGCGTCGGTCGGTAAGGGCCGATACATCCGCGACGACGGCCAGTCCGTCGTACCGCGAATCGGCCGATCAATGCCCATCGAGAGGCGGGAGTAGAGGCCCTCGACACTCGTCGACCGACTCAGTACACCAGGCTCTCGAGTTTGTCCCGACGACGTTCGAGGTCGATCGCCGGTTCGATCGACCGGTCGTCGAGCAATCGGTCGATCACGAGAAGCGGGTCGACTCCGGCTCGTTCGGCCGCCTCGAGCGCCGCTTCGATTCCCGCCCGGTTGTGAACGAGCGAATCGAGCAATCCGAGCATCAGCGCGAGCGCGACGCCACCCTCGCCGTCGGGGAAGCTGGCGCTAATTCGGGAGAATTCCAGGTTGGTCGCGGCCGAATCGGCCCGTCGAACGACGGACAGGCAGGTCGGACAGATCGCCGCGACCGTCGGCTCGTCGTGCGAATTCGAACGATCGGCCGCAGCGTCGAGTCCCGTCGCCGCCGCTCGAAGCGACGGTGGGACGGTGAAGACGACGGGATCAGCAGGACAGGAACAGGACATAGAAGCGTCGAACAGACCGATCGAATCAGTTGCCGCCCGCGGCGGTCTCCTGAATTTCGGCCGCGACGAACGGGTCCTGGGCCGCGTCGTCGGCTTCGGCTTCGGCCTCCTCGTCGGCTTCCTTCTTGTCCTTGATCTTCTTCATCCGGAAGATCTCCTCGCGCTCTTGCTCTTCGAGTTTCTGTTCGATGTACTCTTTGTTCTCGTAGAGGTCGGGAAGGAGTTTGAACTCGAGGGCGTTGACACGACGCTTCGTCGTCTCGATTTCGGAGAGCATCTTCTTCATCGCCGTCTCGACCTCGGCGGCGAGAATAATGCTCTCTAAGAGATCCTCGTAGGCCTCGGCGGCCTCGTCGATGCGCGCGGACGTTCCCATGATCCCGTATCCGCGCTGATCTAAGCTCTTCGAGACGCGCGAGGACTCGATCTGCGGGACGACGACGCCCATGATGTTCTTCGACTCGGTCGTGATCTCGGGGTGTTCTTGCAGCGCCGCGGCGGCACCGCGAACGGCGACGTCTCCTTCCATCGCCCGAGCCATGTTGATCGTCCGCTGGGCTCGCTCGTAGTCCTCGGAGAGTTCGCCGCGGACGTCCTGCGCCCGGTCGAGGATGTCCATGAACTCCATGATCAACCCGTCGCGCTTCTTCTCCAGGGTGCCGTGGCCCCGCTCGGAGAGGTCGATGCGATCTTCGATCGCCATCAACTCCTTGCGAGTGGGCTTTACGTCCTTGGCCATCTTGGTGGGTCGTTTTGCCCGCAGGCGGATAACTGTTTACAGATGCGTCGACTTCGGGAGACGAACAGGCTCGTCGCTAGCCCAAAAACAGGTCGATCATGTCGCTCGTCGAGCCGCCCTTGTACAGCTCGGCGAAGCCGCAGTTGGTACAGGAAACGACGCCAAATCGCCGTTCTGGATGTCGAAGAACTTCCAGAATCCGGTCCCCGTGGTGGAGATGTCGTCGATTTCGGTCTTCCGTTCGGTGAGACGCGACCGGATCCCCATCTTCCGAACGAATCATACGGGTTTTTGATCGTTCGATGGGATCGCCGAGTATGCCAACTGGCGCAGTCGCCCTCGTCGTCGTGATCGGCCTCGCGAACCTCGTCGGACTCTACGTGGATCTCGTGGACGGACCGACGGCGTCACAAATCCCCGACTCCGCAGACGACGTCGGGACCGACGGGAGGTAACGGCACACGGGCGACGACTCGCTCGGTAGCAGATTGCGAGGGTTCAATTCGGCGCGCATTGCTAAAACGGCATTTCCGCATCCTTCGGTTTCGAACGTGTCGTCGCTCGTCCGATTCCACATACGCCCGATAGTCGTGGCGATCTACGTGGTCAACGGTAGAATACGATCCGTCCGCAACCAACCGAAAATTCTGACCGACGATCAGTCCGCCGTCGCTTCGACTTCCTCGCCTTCCTCGCCGACGTAGTAGGCGTCGATGAACTCCTCGTCGATCCGGTTGAGTTCCTCCGGCGGCAGCATCGAGAGCAGGTCCCAGGCGAGATCGAGCGTCTCTTCGATCGTCCGGTTGGTGCCAAAGCCCTGCTCGACGAACTCGTTCTCGAAGCGATCCGCGAAGTCGAGATACTTGTTGTCGCGCTCGGATAGCGCCTCGCGGCCGACGATGTTGACCAGGTCGCGCAGGTCCTCACCCGTCGCGTAGGCGGCGTAGAGCTGGTCGGAGACGTCACCGTGGTCGGCGCGGGTGAGCCCCTCGCCGATCCCGTCGTCCATCAGCCGCGACAGGCTGGGCAGGACGTTGATCGGCGGCTCGACACCCTGGCTGTTGAGCGATCGATCGACGATGATCTGTCCCTCCGTGATGTAGCCCGTCAGGTCGGGGATCGGGTGAGTAATGTCGTCGGATGGCATCGTCAGGATCGGAATCTGGGTGACCGATCCCTCCTCGCCTTCGATCCGACCAGCCCGCTCGTAGAGCTGGGCCAGGTCGGTGTACATGTATCCGGGGTAGCCTCGGCGACCCGGAACCTCCTCACGGGCCGCACCGATCTCGCGTAGCGCCTCACAGTAGTTCGTGATGTCCGTGAGGATGACGAGGACGTGGTAGCCCTTCTCGAACGCGAGGTACTCCGCCGTCGTCAGCGCGAGTCGCGGCGTGACCGTCCGCTCGACTGCGGGGTCGTCCGCGAGGTTCATGAAGACGACCGACCGTTCGAGCGCACCGGTGCGCTCGAAGTCGGCCATGAACTCGTTGGCCTCCTCCTGGGTGATACCCATCGCGCCGAAGATGACCGCGAACTCGCTGCCGTCTTCGTCGTCATCGCCGCCTTCTTCTTCCGGCACGGTCGCCTGACGCGCGATCTGCAGCGCCAGGTCGTTGTGGGGCAGACCGGAACCAGAGAAGATCGGCAGCTTCTGGCCGCGAACGAGCGTGTTCATGCCGTCGATGCCCGAGACGCCCGTCTGGATGAACTCCTCCGGATACTCGCGCGAGAACGGATTGATCGCCTCGCCGACGATGTCCTGACGCTCGTCCGGGACGATCTCCGGACCGCCGTCGATCGGGTTACCGGAACCGTCTAACACCCGTCCGAGTAGGTCTTCGGTGACGGGCATCTTCATCGTCTCGCCGAGGAATCGAACCGACGCGTTGCGGTCGATTCCCTCGGTGCCTTCGAACACCTGGATCGCGACCAGTCCCTTGCTCGACTCTAACACCTGCCCGCGTAAGGTCTCGCCGCGATCGGTCTCGATCTCGACGATCTCGTCGTAACCGACCGGCTCGTCGACCTCGGCGAACACCAGCGGACCGCTGATCTCCGTAATCGTTTGGTATTCCTTCATGGTTAGTACAGACTCCTGATCTGTTCTGCGAGGTCGCTCTCGATCTCGTCGATGAACGACTCGAACGCATCGGCCGTTCCCATCCGGTTCAGCCGCGGTGCAGCGTCGACCTCCTGGATCTCGTCGACCGGGACGCCGGCGTCGAGCGCACGGAACGCCTCGTCGTTGAACGTCTTGATCGCCTGCAACATCCGGTAGGTCTTCTCCGGCGCGGAGTACATGTCCACGTCGTGGAACGCGTTCTGCTGGAGCCAGGCCTCGCGGAGGTAGCGAGCGACCTCCAGGGTGAGCTGCTGGTCTTCCGGCAGCGCGTCCTTACCGACGAGCTGGACGATCTCCTGGAGTTCGGCCTCCTCGTCGAGCGTGTCGATACCCCACTGGCGAACCTCCGGCCAGTCCTCGGCGACGTTCTCTTCGAACCACGGATCGAGTTGCTGACGGTACAGCGAGTACGACTCGTTCCAGTTGATCGCCGGGAAGTGGCGTCGTTCGGCCAGGTCGGCGTCGAGCGCCCAGAACGTCTTGACGATCCGGAGCGTGTTCTGCGTGACCGGCTCGGAGAAGTCCCCGCCGGGCGGACTGACCGCCCCGATGACCGAGATCGATCCCTGATCGCCGTTTTGCAGCTCGAACAGTCCCGCACGCTCGTAGAACTCGGAGAGGCGGGCCGCCAGGTAGGCCGGGTAGCCCTCCTCGCCGGGCATCTCCTCGAGTCGCGAGGAGATTTCGCGCATCGCCTCGGCCCACCGCGATGTGGAGTCGGCCATCAGCGCGACGTCGTAGCCCATGTCGCGGAAGTACTCCGCGATCGTGATCCCCGTGTAGATACACGATTCGCGGGCCGCGACGGGCATGTTCGAGGTGTTCGCGATGAGACAGGTCCGGTCCATCAGCGGCTTGCCCGTCTTCGGATCCTCGAGTTCCGGGAAGTCTTCGATCACTTCCGTCATCTCGTTACCGCGCTCGCCACAGCCGACGTAGACGACGATGTCGGCGTCGGCCCACTTCGCCAGCGAGTGCTGCGTGACGGTCTTTCCGGAGCCGAACGGACCCGGAATCGCCGCCGTCCCACCTTTCGCGATGGGGAACAGACCGTCGAGAATCCGCTGTCCGGAGACGAGCGGAATCGTCGGCGTCTGCTTTTCGGCCGCCGGACGAGCCCGGCGAACCGGCCACTCCTGGCGCATCGCGATCTCCTCGCCGGAGTCGAGCTCGGCGACGACCTCCTCGACCGTGAACTCGCCCGTCTCGATCGAGGTGACCTCGCCGCCCTCGTAGGTCGGTGGCACGAGGACGCGGTGGGTGATGCTCTCCGTCTCGGGAACCTCTCCGATGACGTCGCCGGGTTCGACGACGTCACCCTCCTCGACGGTGGCGGTAAACTCCCACTTGCGCTCTAGGTCGATGCCCGGCGCGTCGACCCCGCGGTCGAGAAACGCCGACTGCATCTTCTCTTCTAACTCGTCGAGCGGACGCTGAACGCCGTCGTAGATGGAGTTCAGCAGTCCCGGTCCGAGGTCGACGCTGAGCGGGTCGCCCGTGTTCTCGACGGGCTCTCCGGGACCGACCCCGGAGGTCTCCTCGTAGACCTGGATCGTTGTGAGGTTGCCTTCGATCTCGATGACCTCTCCCATCAGCCCTTCGTCGCCGACGTAGACGACGTCGTTCATCCGGGCGTCGAGGTCCGTGGCGGTCACGACGGGACCGCTCACGCTTTCGATTATACCGTCTTCTTCGACGGTCTCCGTGTCTGTTGCCTGACTCATATTACTCGTCCTCCATCAGGTCGATCCCGATCGCGCGTTTGATCTGCTCGCGCAGGCCGCTTCCGCCGGTTCCGCTGCCGATCGTGACGACGACCGGTTCGACGCTCGTCTCGACGCGCTGGCGGACCCCGCGCGAGAGGTGAGAGACGTCGTCGTCGGCCATCACGACGATGCCGACGCCGTCGTCGTCGAGGACGGTCTCGACGGCACCGTCCAGTTCGTCCGCCTTCTCGTCTTCCTGGACGTTCTCGAAGCGTCTGACGCCGGCAAGACGGAATCCGGTCGTAAAGTCCGCGCTGCCGACGACGGCGATTTCCTGGCTCATAGTACCACCAGTTCGGTTTCGATCTCCTCCTCGGAGAGGCCGACCTCGCGACCGCGGGCGATCGCGCGGATGTTCTCGACCTCCCGTTCTTTCGCGAGAATGTACGAGAGCACCGCCGATACCGACACCGGGTAGATGCTCGACAGCCGGTCCGAGTACGCGAGCAACGCCGCGTCGAGGGCGTGCTCGAACTGGATGAGACTGTCCGCCTCTCGGAGCCGGTCGAGCGCGCTCGAGAGTCGCTTGCCGTAGCGTGCGTCCTCGGTGATGTGCGTCACGAGGGCATCGCGGTCGTTGACCAGCCGGCGAAGCTCGGCTTCGGTGAACAGTTCGCCACCGCCGATGTAGAACTCGGCCGGTTCGATGTCCGCGCCGCTGCGTGCGAGCCGGAGCGCGTTCCGGGCGTTCCGGAAGTCGATCTCGGCCTGCAGGAACTCTACGTACATCGCCTCGGGGCCCTCCTGCGGGCGACCCAGGTCGGCGAGCAGCCGCTCGTAGAACGCGCGGTCGAGTGCGTTTTCGAGCGGGACCAGCGCGCCGGATTCGGCGTACTCCTCGTAGGCGGCCGTCAGCGGCTCGTAGAAGATCGTGCGATTCAACATCTCGATCGCGTCTTCGATCTCGTCGACCTCGACGAGCCGGTCTAACAGCGCGTCGTCGAGTTCGCCCGCGCGGATGAGGTCCGTCTGGATCTCTTCGGGCGACGTCTCGGTGTAGATGCCGCGGATGATCGTCTTGATATTCCAGACGTCGAACTTGCGCAGGTAGCGAGCGATCAGGTCGTACAACCTGCCTTCCGACCAGTCGAGTAAGTCGTCGAAGTGCTTTGCAAGATTTCGATTCAGCGCGTACTCGATCAGGTCGACGCCCGAAAATCGCGTCCCGAGCTCGTTGATCTCGGTCTCGTACTCGCGCTCTTCCATGAACCGGGCGATGGCGCTCGGGCCCATCCGGACCAGCTTCCGGTAGTCCTCGTCGGCGAGCAGCGACGCTCGGCGGGACCGGACGCGGGCGTTTACGAACTCCGGATTCTGCGCACTCGTGCTCATTGCTCGAACAGTCTCTCGCTTATCTCGCGGAGGTTGTCCTCCCAGACGTCCTCGAGGATCGAGTCGAACGTGTTGTTGACTCGAACGCGCGATCCCTCGCTCTCGACGACCACGCCGCCGAGACAGTCGTACTCGCCGGCGAACTCGTAGCCGTCGTACTCGTCGATAATCGACGCGATGAGGTCTCGGTCCTCGGCGCGTCCGTAGACGGAGACGGCGTCGTCCGACTCGTACTCCTCGCTTGCAGCCGAAAGCAGCGACCGGGTCAGCGATTCGCGCGTCTCGCCGTCGAGCTCTGCGAGTTCGGTCTCGACCGACTCGCGTACGTCACCCAGCACGTCGCGTCGCGCTTCGAGGCGCTCTTGCTTGGCCTCGAGTTGTGCGCTGGAGAGTCGCTGCTCGCGCAGCTGTTCGACCTCGCGTTCGGCCTCTTGCTCGGCCGTCTCGCGGATCTGGGCGGCGTCTTCCTCGGCGTCGGCTACGATCTCGTCGGCGCGGCGCTCGCCCTCCTCGCGGATCTCCTCCGCACGCGCGTGGGCTTCCTCTCGAATGTCCTCTACGACAGTATCCAAACTCATTGTAAACGGTCGCTCAGACCAGGAAGATGACGACGATGGCGAAGATGACGAGCGTCTCCGGCAGCACCGTCATAACGATACCCGGAACGAACATGTCGCGGTCCTCGGCGATGGCGCCGACGGACGCGGCACCGATACCGCGCTCCGCGTAGCCCGAACCGAGGGCGGCGAGGCCGACCGCGATCGCGGCGGCCGCCGCGGCCATGTTCTCGGAGACTTCGACGTCAAATTCGTTCGCCTCAGCAGCTTCCAGTGCGATACTCGCCATCTCGGGTAGGTTTTCGATCATGGTTGAATGAACTCCGTAGGTTCAACTGGCTGTGAACAGTCGTATCTGACGCTGGACCCCCCATAAATCCCTCGAAAGAATTCGACATAGCTAAGCTGGTGTGCCAGATTTCGGCCGATTCTGGCGTCAGCTAGCGAACGGTTTCGTGCAGAACGCGACCGGATCGAATCGACCGCCCGCTCGGTTCGGCCGGACTAGTCGGCCGCCTGCGGCGCGCCGTCGCCGCCGAACGGCTCGTACTCCTCGCCGCTGCCGTCGTAGAACTTCTGGAAGAACTCGACGTACTCCAGACGGAGCATCTGAATGCCCGCGGCGGTGATCCCCAGCAGCAAGACCAGGATGTGGCCAAGCACGAAGACGACGATCGCCCCGACGATCGCGATCGCCGAGAGCAGCAGCCCGTCACCTGCGTGGATCAACCCGACGAACTCCGGCGAGAGTTCGGCGTACTCGTAGCCCGAGATATCCTCGATGTGGAGTCCGGGGTAGTTGAAGTACGTGTAGCCGGCCTCGGTCTCGTAGGCTCCGAAAACGAGGAGGTTGACGGCGAACGCCATCCCACCCTTCGCGAGCAAGACCGCGACCATTCGCAGGTACGAGAGGACGTGTCCGAACGCGTTGGCCGGAATCTCGAAGATTCCCGCGATTCCCTCGCCGATGCCGACCATCACGCTCCCGACCAGCAACATCGCGATTCCGACGATGCCGACGATCTCGGGGAGACCGGCGAAGCCGAGCGCGAAGTTCTGCGTCTCGTAGAGCACCGCACCCTCCTGCGTACCGGTGAGGAAGTCGGGCTTCACTCCAGACGCCGCCAGGTCGTCGGGCAGGAAGCCGATGCCGTGGTCGAAGCTCCCGGCGTCTTCGTGAGCGAAGATCCAGATGAACAGGCCGTTCATCGCGAGGATCCACGAGAGCTTCTCGTAGACGGCCGCCTTCAGGCCGTGGTTGAGTTCGTTGACGAAGCCCATGACGAGCCCGATGTTGAGGTGGACGATCCCGAACAGGATGCTCAGGACGATCCACAACAGCGCCCAGTCGCCGAGCTGGAGTCCCTTCGAGAGGACGCCCGCGCCCGGCAAGAACCCGAGTCCGACGTCGGACATGTGTATGCCGAAGACGTCGTCGTACAGGTAGCCGAAGATGACCGTGAAGACGCCGGCCCAGATCCCGATGGTACCGAGCGCCCGCCCGGCATCGGAATCGAAGCCGCGGTACATCGCGTACCCCATGGCCATGTAGAGTAGTCCGTACCCGATATCACCGATCATGAATCCGAAGGCGAACGGGTAGGTGAGGAAGATGAGGAGGGTGGGATCGAGCTCGTTGTAGCTCGGCTGGTTCACCATCCGAACCATCATCTCGAACGGCTTGGCCGGTTTGAGGTTGTCGAGGACGACCGGTGGCTCGTCGTCCATCGTGACGGCCCCGCCAGCCCCGGCCGCGGCGGCCGAGTTGGTTCCGCCGTCGGTCGCTTTGGGCGGTTCGGCCTCGTCGTCTTCGACCTGACGCTTCGAGACGGCCGTCGCGCCGTGTTTGTCGTCTTCGTACCGGTCGCCCTCGTCGGCGTGGCCGTCGTGGCCGTGCTCGCGGTATTCGGCGATCTCGATCTCTTCGATCTCGACGCGCTGGCCGACGGCGTCGCGAAGTCGCGTCTCGAGTTCGTCGAACGTGGCTGCCGGGATCCAGCCCTCGGCGACGAACGCCCGCTCGGTCGTCGCGAAGCGAAGCGGCGCCTCCGCACGTTCGACGTCGATCGAGAGTTCGATTTCGATCGCACGCAAGAACGGCCCGGTTTCGGTCGCGATCTCGTCTACGTCCATCTCGATGTCGTCGAGCGCGGTCGTGAGTTCACCCCGGCGCGACTCGAGTTCCTCGAGGTAGGCGCCCGGCGTCTCGTCGACGTCGGGGACGTTGTAGTTCGTAAATTCGACGCTGACCAGCGCGTCGGCGATCAGGCCGTCGGTGTCGGCCGCCCGCGGTCGTCCGTCGGAACTGGGAGCGGCGGCAATCGCGACGACGTCGCCGCCGACGAACGTTTCGTAGGCTTCGACGGCGTCGGCCGCTTCCAGTGCGGCCTCGATCGCCGCTGGGTCACCCTCGCCCACGACGAGGTCGATGCTCTCGTAGCCCGAGAGGAGCTCGAGGTCGATACCGAGCTCGGCGAACGGCGCTAGCCGGTCGATTCGCTCTTCGACCCGACGGAGCTCCTCGCGCGTCTCGCTTCGCTCGTCGTCGAGGTCGTTGACGCGGACGCGTAATTGCTCGAGGCGCTCCTCCCAGTCGTCGGCGAGCGTCTCCTGCGGATCGACCTCGTCGGGGTCGACGCCCAGGGTACTTTCTAACGCACGGACGGTGACGAGTTTCTCCGAGGCGGCGTCGGCCCCCTCGATCGGATTTCCGTTGTCGAAGCCGTCCCAGGAGCCGTCGTAATCGGAGAGGTGGACGAGTCCGAGTTCGTGAAGTGTCTCGATGACGTCGGGCATGACGGCCCGCGAGCCCGTCACCGAGACCTTCGCCATCTGCTCAGGTCTGAGCATCGACGTCCTCCTGGAACAGGGTTACGACGTGTTCTGTCACCTCGTCGACCTGCTCTCGCGCGCGGTCGGCGAGGGCCTCCCGCTCGGCCTCGCCCTCGCGGAGGATGCGCTCACACTCGGCGTCGATTTCGTCCCGGGCGTCTTCGAGGCGCGCTTGCCTGTGTTCGCGCGCGTCCTCCTCTGCCTCGGAGCGGATCTCCTCGGCACGCACCCGGGCCTCGGCGATGCGGTCGTCACGATCTGTCTCCGCCTGGGAGACGATCTCGTCGGCCTCAACTTCCGCCGACTGTATCCGGTCGAGAACCTCTGGCCTCGGCATAGTCGAATCGTCCAAAAGTTGGCGAGGCGCCGTATAAGGTAGTTGCGAAAGCCGCTCGCTCGATATGACGAAAAAATTTCACCACGCGCGGCGTGGTTCGGGGCCGTCTCCAATCGCCATCGATCAGCAGACATATTGCCCAGGCGAATACACTCTCGGTCAATGGGACTCCTGGAGAACAAGGCGCGAGCCCGCCTCTTCTATAAGTATCTCTCGAGGGTGTACGATCGGGTCAACCCGTTCATCTGGAACGAAGAGATGCGCGCGGAGGCGCTCTCGTTGCTCTCGTTTCCCGAGGACGCGACGGTCCTGGACGTCGGCTGTGGTACCGGATTCGGGACGGCCGGGTTGCTCGAACACGTCGATCACGTCTACGCGCTCGATCAAAGCCCACACCAGCTGGAGAAAGCCTACGCGAAGTTCGGTAAACAGGGACCGGTTTCGTTCCACCTGGGCGACGCCGAACGGCTCCCGTTCGCCTCGAACACGTTCGACGTCGTCTGGTCGTCCGGATCGATCGAGTACTGGCCCCGGCCGGTCCGCACGCTCCGTGAGTTCCGTCGCGTACTCGTTCCCGGTGGGCAAGTGCTCGTCGTCGGCCCGAACAACCCGAACAACACCGTCGTGCGGAAACTCGCGAACGCGATCATGCTCTTTTACGATGCCGAGGAAGCCGACCGCATGTTCGACGCCGCCGGCTTCGAGGACGTCGATCACACCCTCATGGGACCGTCCTACGATCCCGACATCGCGATCACCACGGTCGGGCGCGCACCCGAGTAGGACCCGTCGCCGTCGGTTTGCAGTCACATCGCAGTTGGTTCGACCTTACGCCGCGGTCGTTTCGAGTCTGGCGATCACCGCGCCGTTAGTCGTCATCGTCACGACGACGCGATCACCGGCCTCGATCGACGGCGCGTTCGTCGACGCGACGCGAACCCCCGCCGTTTGGCCCGCTCGCCAGCGAGGGTCGGCCTCCGCGTTGAACGGCCCCGTCGGACCGCCACGGAAGCCGTCCGCGGCGAAGAACGGAACCGGCGGCTGATACGTCAGCGACTCCCCCTCGACGGCGACGTGAACGTCGAGATCACGAACGTCGAGTGAGTCTCCATGCCGGTGCTCGAGTTCGATCACACCGGAATCGCTCTCAACCGTCAGTTCGATGGCGGCCCGGGGCGGCGGCTCGCCCGGGTCGATCGAGGTGACGGCGATGGCGACGACGCCGCCGAGACAGACGGTGAGCGCGAGCAGGAGTACGACGCCGACGACCGGCGCGATCGAGCGAGTGTCGTCGAGGGGCACGGTCCGTCTGGCTGCGCCCTCCTATTTCAACTCGCGGGTCG
This region includes:
- a CDS encoding methyltransferase domain-containing protein, yielding MGLLENKARARLFYKYLSRVYDRVNPFIWNEEMRAEALSLLSFPEDATVLDVGCGTGFGTAGLLEHVDHVYALDQSPHQLEKAYAKFGKQGPVSFHLGDAERLPFASNTFDVVWSSGSIEYWPRPVRTLREFRRVLVPGGQVLVVGPNNPNNTVVRKLANAIMLFYDAEEADRMFDAAGFEDVDHTLMGPSYDPDIAITTVGRAPE
- a CDS encoding ATP synthase subunit B, with product MKEYQTITEISGPLVFAEVDEPVGYDEIVEIETDRGETLRGQVLESSKGLVAIQVFEGTEGIDRNASVRFLGETMKMPVTEDLLGRVLDGSGNPIDGGPEIVPDERQDIVGEAINPFSREYPEEFIQTGVSGIDGMNTLVRGQKLPIFSGSGLPHNDLALQIARQATVPEEEGGDDDEDGSEFAVIFGAMGITQEEANEFMADFERTGALERSVVFMNLADDPAVERTVTPRLALTTAEYLAFEKGYHVLVILTDITNYCEALREIGAAREEVPGRRGYPGYMYTDLAQLYERAGRIEGEEGSVTQIPILTMPSDDITHPIPDLTGYITEGQIIVDRSLNSQGVEPPINVLPSLSRLMDDGIGEGLTRADHGDVSDQLYAAYATGEDLRDLVNIVGREALSERDNKYLDFADRFENEFVEQGFGTNRTIEETLDLAWDLLSMLPPEELNRIDEEFIDAYYVGEEGEEVEATAD
- a CDS encoding ATP synthase subunit A yields the protein MSQATDTETVEEDGIIESVSGPVVTATDLDARMNDVVYVGDEGLMGEVIEIEGNLTTIQVYEETSGVGPGEPVENTGDPLSVDLGPGLLNSIYDGVQRPLDELEEKMQSAFLDRGVDAPGIDLERKWEFTATVEEGDVVEPGDVIGEVPETESITHRVLVPPTYEGGEVTSIETGEFTVEEVVAELDSGEEIAMRQEWPVRRARPAAEKQTPTIPLVSGQRILDGLFPIAKGGTAAIPGPFGSGKTVTQHSLAKWADADIVVYVGCGERGNEMTEVIEDFPELEDPKTGKPLMDRTCLIANTSNMPVAARESCIYTGITIAEYFRDMGYDVALMADSTSRWAEAMREISSRLEEMPGEEGYPAYLAARLSEFYERAGLFELQNGDQGSISVIGAVSPPGGDFSEPVTQNTLRIVKTFWALDADLAERRHFPAINWNESYSLYRQQLDPWFEENVAEDWPEVRQWGIDTLDEEAELQEIVQLVGKDALPEDQQLTLEVARYLREAWLQQNAFHDVDMYSAPEKTYRMLQAIKTFNDEAFRALDAGVPVDEIQEVDAAPRLNRMGTADAFESFIDEIESDLAEQIRSLY
- the ahaH gene encoding ATP synthase archaeal subunit H, with translation MPRPEVLDRIQSAEVEADEIVSQAETDRDDRIAEARVRAEEIRSEAEEDAREHRQARLEDARDEIDAECERILREGEAEREALADRAREQVDEVTEHVVTLFQEDVDAQT
- a CDS encoding V-type ATP synthase subunit F — its product is MSQEIAVVGSADFTTGFRLAGVRRFENVQEDEKADELDGAVETVLDDDGVGIVVMADDDVSHLSRGVRQRVETSVEPVVVTIGSGTGGSGLREQIKRAIGIDLMEDE
- a CDS encoding V-type ATP synthase subunit D, translated to MAKDVKPTRKELMAIEDRIDLSERGHGTLEKKRDGLIMEFMDILDRAQDVRGELSEDYERAQRTINMARAMEGDVAVRGAAAALQEHPEITTESKNIMGVVVPQIESSRVSKSLDQRGYGIMGTSARIDEAAEAYEDLLESIILAAEVETAMKKMLSEIETTKRRVNALEFKLLPDLYENKEYIEQKLEEQEREEIFRMKKIKDKKEADEEAEAEADDAAQDPFVAAEIQETAAGGN
- a CDS encoding DUF6276 family protein gives rise to the protein MSCSCPADPVVFTVPPSLRAAATGLDAAADRSNSHDEPTVAAICPTCLSVVRRADSAATNLEFSRISASFPDGEGGVALALMLGLLDSLVHNRAGIEAALEAAERAGVDPLLVIDRLLDDRSIEPAIDLERRRDKLESLVY
- a CDS encoding V-type ATP synthase subunit C; this encodes MSTSAQNPEFVNARVRSRRASLLADEDYRKLVRMGPSAIARFMEEREYETEINELGTRFSGVDLIEYALNRNLAKHFDDLLDWSEGRLYDLIARYLRKFDVWNIKTIIRGIYTETSPEEIQTDLIRAGELDDALLDRLVEVDEIEDAIEMLNRTIFYEPLTAAYEEYAESGALVPLENALDRAFYERLLADLGRPQEGPEAMYVEFLQAEIDFRNARNALRLARSGADIEPAEFYIGGGELFTEAELRRLVNDRDALVTHITEDARYGKRLSSALDRLREADSLIQFEHALDAALLAYSDRLSSIYPVSVSAVLSYILAKEREVENIRAIARGREVGLSEEEIETELVVL
- a CDS encoding V-type ATP synthase subunit I; amino-acid sequence: MLRPEQMAKVSVTGSRAVMPDVIETLHELGLVHLSDYDGSWDGFDNGNPIEGADAASEKLVTVRALESTLGVDPDEVDPQETLADDWEERLEQLRVRVNDLDDERSETREELRRVEERIDRLAPFAELGIDLELLSGYESIDLVVGEGDPAAIEAALEAADAVEAYETFVGGDVVAIAAAPSSDGRPRAADTDGLIADALVSVEFTNYNVPDVDETPGAYLEELESRRGELTTALDDIEMDVDEIATETGPFLRAIEIELSIDVERAEAPLRFATTERAFVAEGWIPAATFDELETRLRDAVGQRVEIEEIEIAEYREHGHDGHADEGDRYEDDKHGATAVSKRQVEDDEAEPPKATDGGTNSAAAAGAGGAVTMDDEPPVVLDNLKPAKPFEMMVRMVNQPSYNELDPTLLIFLTYPFAFGFMIGDIGYGLLYMAMGYAMYRGFDSDAGRALGTIGIWAGVFTVIFGYLYDDVFGIHMSDVGLGFLPGAGVLSKGLQLGDWALLWIVLSILFGIVHLNIGLVMGFVNELNHGLKAAVYEKLSWILAMNGLFIWIFAHEDAGSFDHGIGFLPDDLAASGVKPDFLTGTQEGAVLYETQNFALGFAGLPEIVGIVGIAMLLVGSVMVGIGEGIAGIFEIPANAFGHVLSYLRMVAVLLAKGGMAFAVNLLVFGAYETEAGYTYFNYPGLHIEDISGYEYAELSPEFVGLIHAGDGLLLSAIAIVGAIVVFVLGHILVLLLGITAAGIQMLRLEYVEFFQKFYDGSGEEYEPFGGDGAPQAAD
- a CDS encoding V-type ATP synthase subunit E, whose product is MSLDTVVEDIREEAHARAEEIREEGERRADEIVADAEEDAAQIRETAEQEAEREVEQLREQRLSSAQLEAKQERLEARRDVLGDVRESVETELAELDGETRESLTRSLLSAASEEYESDDAVSVYGRAEDRDLIASIIDEYDGYEFAGEYDCLGGVVVESEGSRVRVNNTFDSILEDVWEDNLREISERLFEQ
- a CDS encoding type IV pilin codes for the protein MPLDDTRSIAPVVGVVLLLALTVCLGGVVAIAVTSIDPGEPPPRAAIELTVESDSGVIELEHRHGDSLDVRDLDVHVAVEGESLTYQPPVPFFAADGFRGGPTGPFNAEADPRWRAGQTAGVRVASTNAPSIEAGDRVVVTMTTNGAVIARLETTAA